CTAGCAACTGCTTGATGAACTGCTTAAAATTgaaacatacatgtacatacagtacatatattGCATGTCTACTAATAATTTCCTGAGTCACATGGAACACAGGGTACAAGTTGCTTTCTCTGATGTAAGTCCGGTTCTGTGATATCTCTCCGGAAGGTCATACGTGCCCTCAGCGAAAACATAGAGGCCACTGTTACTTCCTCAGCTGGGCCTCATTTACCGAGTGGTATGGTATCACCGTGGTATCACCATGTCCCTGAACAGTTTTTGTTTAACATGAGAGCATGAACTCCAAGGTCATATTTActgttgtttttttcctcataCATCGTGAGGGAAGGAGTTACTGGTGAAGTGAATTGAAGTTTCCTTCCTTACaaccaaaaaacccaaaaacaaattTAACTCTttgtgattttcatgtatgtaatCACAGCTCTGCATGTGCATTTTCATCATGACATAAAATCATTAATGCATAGAAACACCCAGAATTCAGAATTTATATATGCTGCCATCTGCTGCTGTAGTAGACACATGACAGCTTCATTGCTCAGTGTCAACAACATGCTGTCATTTAAGAAGTCAATTCTCCATCAGAAGACATTTAATGAATATTTATGTAAGGAGTCTACAGTGTCACAAAGTGTTTTCTAACACAGGAAAACGTCTCTTTTTTGTCATTTGGTCAGGCTGCTGCATAAGCAAGAACAGTGAGAACAGGCACTTGTTTTCCAGGGATGTTCCACAGctttaaatgtaactacaaaCGGATAAAAAGTATGGCCTTTCATGTCAGGTCATATCAAATGACTCAactgctgttgattattttcttgtaATCGCACACGCCGAACTGTTTTACTCCTTATCTACCACAGCAATCTGCCAACActtatatttctcatctcattctctctagccgctttatccttctacagggtcgcaggcaagctggagcccatcccagctgaccacgggcgaaaggcggggtacaccctggacaagttgccaggtcataacagggctgacacatagacacagacaaccattcacactcacattcacacctacggtcaatttagagtcaccagttaacctaacctgcatgtctggactgtgggggaaaccggagcacccggagaaaacccacgcggacacgggaagaacatgcaaactccgcacagaaaggccctcgctggccatggggctcgaacctgggccttcttgctgtgaggcgacagcgctaaccactacaccaccgtgccgtccacttATATTTTTaagaattaataaataaattaattaattctaGACTGACATGTACTTTGATTAGCTTATATTTATTTGGCGTCTGAAAAAAACAACAGTTACTTCCTGATTTCATTAATGTACCTGGAATTATTTGGCTACAATACACCAACATATAAGGGACAAAACCTTTATATTAATCACCTGATACATAGGTATTCAACTTTAAGAGCCTGATCTTGGATTTGATTTAGCTTTAATTACTCTTGATTTTGGCATTTCTCCATTTTGAAACAGAATTAAATACAGCTCCTGGGATGAAATCTTAAAGAAACTTCAGTCTCACTAACACCTTTTGAAACCTGAGGCTCATCTCTAATTAACCATTAGAACCAGCTTCAGTTCATCAAGCCTTAATCAGAACACCTGTGGGCAAGTGATGTCACCAGGAATCCGTGCATTCTCATTGGTCAAGGCTGTCTTTCAGGAGGATATGCTATGGTACACATGCTCTACACAACATACTGTACACGtgcctgggggggaaaaaaaggtgaGTATTGCAGACCTACATACTTAATGATGGATAGGGATGAGAATGATAGGTTGGTCATTTTGATGCATCTGTAACACGTGTAGTGTAGCCATGCCTGTGCAGTCGAGGAGGTTACCAAAGTTGCAGacagagaggaagaagaagaggctgaggtttgctctcatCATCTGCTGTGTGCTGCTGATATTAGCCATCCTGGCACTGGCATTACACTACAGTAAGATCAACACCAAGCCAAATGTTGGGTGGTTGTATGTCTTCAAAGCTTTATATCTTCATTATGGTCTGGGAGATGAGGCTACCGTATATCCACAGGGTCAATACTTTTGGTTGTTAAGCCTCACTGGTGTTTGAAATTCTCCATTCTGACTGGTTAGAGCCTGTAAACTTTTCTGGCATCATCTTCATGACTGAGGGTTGGGTGTTGTggctttgctgtttttttttttttttttttttgtcatcagttaaaaaaaaaagctgttaagAAAATAGTTGTTGTAACTATAAACACACAAGTATTTTGttctttcaattaaaaaaaaagtcggtaaattgctgtggtgtaaaaaggaataaaacactacttCTGAATGTAATGCAGTTACCCCTCCTCTTTCTCTCCTGTTTTTCTGTCAGTTGTAAGACATGTAAATTCCAAGTTTTACTTCTGCGCTCAGTCACTCAAGTTTATTCCTATTGAAAATGCATGTGATGGGAAATTCGAATGTGAAGCTGGAGAGGACGAGCTCAACTGTGTGTCTAGGGTGAAGGTCAACACAACATATCCAGGTATGTGCTCACACCCAAACATGACTTAATTCTAAATACTTCCTGCTGGCTGGATCCAGGTGTGTAATGTATTTTGTCGTGTGTGCTTGTAGTGAGGTTGATGGGTGAGAATCTGATTCTGCAAGTTTTAGTTCATGACGAAACCTGGAGCACTGTATGTGCGGACGACTGGAAATCCCAACACACCCGATTAGCCTGCCAGCAACTGGGTTACACACAGTGAGTACATGAGCAACCACACACTCTTGTCGTGCTAAAGATTAGTAATCAAAGTAAGACAAATGCACATGGGGGGGAGGAATGTATCTTCCTTTGCATGTTGTGTCCTGTAATGGTAACTGACACTCGGGTCAAAATTGGTGGgaaaatatgggatggccttgggctgaggtgcccttgagcgaggcacctaactcccaactgctccctgggtgctgtttgcatggctgcccactgctctgggtatgtgtgcactgcttcagatgggttaaatacagtgaggaatttcacaagtgtgtgtgatgaataaagttgtgctgtgCTAAAAACTTCTACATCTGTATTGTACATCAGGTCATCACTCCCAAGTCCTCATGTTCCAACTCAAGGTCCAAAGGAAGCCTGACTGCTGTCCTTTGGTTATCCTCATTGATTTGTTTCTTTATCTAGTAGTCAAGTTATTTAACAAACTCCTGTCTGTAGTACTGCATTtcaaacttttatttttgttgacCAAGACTGCAATATGAGCTGCCTTTTGCTCCTCCTGCAGCAGCCCTGGAGAAAGCTGTAACTATCAAACATGGAGTAACTAATGTTTCCATTTTTGACTTAACTTCTTGTTGGGTTACACTGTAGTTTGCTTGAGTTTGAAACTTGCTGAGGCATGAGTTTTAATTTGGGTCCCAACCTGTTGGGTTGTAGGAGCCCACGGagtatacaagtccctgtgaggaGTCTACATCCTGATCTACAGACTGCATTCAGTGTCCTCAATAACGAAGGCCAGGAAACAAGTGAGAACATCCAGAGTTTACTCACTATGAGGTAAAGCAATGACTATGTTCATTGTGGggtgtgtggcttttttttttttaaattaacttgtTAACGTGGCATGTTTCAGAGATGAATGCTCCTCCGGCTCTGTAATCTCACTGTCTTGCtcaggtaagtgtgtgtgtgtgtgtgtgtgtgtgtagtttgaaGTTACAACTTGAACCAAATACAAACTGATCTATATAGTTGGATCTGTGTGGTGGGGGGgggtgcattttatttatttaaaatgtactCTCCTTCAAATAAAGTCTTCTGGAGACTTGatgcaaggtgtgtgtgtgtagactgtgGTGAGGTGGTCGGTGAAGATCGGATCATTGGTGGTATGGACACTACAATAGAGATGTGGCCATGGCAAGTTAGTTTGCGCTGGGACATGCAGCATCTGTGTGGAGGATCACTAATATCAACACGATGGATAATCGGCGCTGCTCATTGCTTCACTGGGTGTGTATACATGCATATAGAAAGAGCCatgcaaaggcatgcagttaggtcgacgtggggcggccttgggctgaggtgcccttgagcaaggtaccaaacccctgactgctccctgggcgctctggtgtggctgcccactgctccgagtgtgtgcgcatgtgttcactgcttcagatgggttaaatgcagaggatgaatttcactgtgcttgaagtgtgcatgtgacacaggtttcttcttaaaaaaatatatatatataaaatagttgTACATGCAAGTTCAGCTGATATGTTTCAGTTTGGTGCTTCACATCTATATTTGTAGTTAGATTTAAACCCAAAGTGGGTGTGGCTGAATAAATATGAACCTTACCATGATGTTggaattctggctctgacagaTCCTCAActtcagctacatcactccagttcaggctgaaaatgtgaactggattattattttttttttttaatataaatccaTCTTGTGGTTATTTTTGGTTGTTCTGCCTGTGAGATGCTCTAACAAATGTAGTTGGTTCCCAAAATGTAAGCAAACATGTAGCGTAACTGAAACCAGCACCACCCTGActgggcagttactaaggatgaatgctGTAAATGGTGGCCTTGCTTTTTCCCCATGAACGCACttcttgcagggtttttttttttttttttttttttttccaaatgttgcattactgccaccaactagtATGGAGTGTGGCTTGGATATCTAACTATACTTTGTCTTGGGGAGGGAATTAAATTCTCTCCATCAATTTTGCTCTTCTTGGATACTGAAACAATCATTTCTCTCCAAAGCTTCTTTGTAAAAGAGCCCACAAATCCAAAT
Above is a window of Neoarius graeffei isolate fNeoGra1 chromosome 28, fNeoGra1.pri, whole genome shotgun sequence DNA encoding:
- the LOC132876152 gene encoding transmembrane protease serine 4-like is translated as MPVQSRRLPKLQTERKKKRLRFALIICCVLLILAILALALHYIVRHVNSKFYFCAQSLKFIPIENACDGKFECEAGEDELNCVSRVKVNTTYPVRLMGENLILQVLVHDETWSTVCADDWKSQHTRLACQQLGYTQSPRSIQVPVRSLHPDLQTAFSVLNNEGQETSENIQSLLTMRDECSSGSVISLSCSDCGEVVGEDRIIGGMDTTIEMWPWQVSLRWDMQHLCGGSLISTRWIIGAAHCFTGKAKGLGQWSVLLGQTYRTSSGAVSVKSILLNEAHDSVSRDYDIAMVQLATDVLLGATMHPVCLPPYQLSIMEGDELVVTGWGLQQENGQLSDVLQKAMVPLIDWSVCSNASVYGSAVTPRMLCAGFLKGGVDSCQGDSGGPLVFLLSRWYLVGVVSWGGGCAREGQPGVYTDVGQQLNWIYTIMSMSV